In the genome of Candidatus Moraniibacteriota bacterium, one region contains:
- the prfB gene encoding peptide chain release factor 2 produces the protein MCGTLFDVAGKSKRIADLELQSQGESFWGDAQEAGRVMKELERLRGEQALFDRLMRELADIGELSALGLEGQEAEEVASHFVRVAEEIETLEFKTRLGGPYDSHDAILAIKSGAGGVDAQDWAEMLLRMYLRWAERRGFSASILEESRGNEAGIKSVSVKIEGEYAFGYLRSEMGTHRLVRLSPFNADNLRQTSFASVEVLPVLSAKEGIEVKSEDLEVDTYRSSGAGGQNVNKTETAVRIRHIPTGIVVSCQTERSQLQNRENALTMLRAKLEQLRIQAEEDEKRALRGEQKSADFGSQIRSYVLHPYTLVKDHRTKHETPQVHEVLDGKLDEFMDAFLKS, from the coding sequence ATCTGCGGGACTCTCTTTGATGTGGCGGGAAAATCGAAGAGAATAGCCGACTTGGAACTGCAGTCACAAGGAGAATCTTTCTGGGGAGACGCACAGGAGGCCGGGCGTGTGATGAAAGAGCTTGAGAGGCTTCGCGGGGAGCAAGCGCTCTTTGATCGGCTCATGAGGGAGCTTGCCGATATCGGAGAATTGTCCGCACTCGGGCTTGAAGGGCAAGAGGCGGAGGAAGTTGCCTCGCACTTTGTTCGGGTTGCCGAGGAGATAGAAACGCTGGAGTTTAAGACGCGTCTTGGCGGTCCGTATGACAGTCACGATGCCATTCTTGCGATCAAAAGCGGAGCAGGCGGTGTCGATGCGCAAGACTGGGCGGAAATGCTCCTTCGAATGTATTTGCGATGGGCTGAGCGCCGGGGCTTCTCCGCAAGTATTCTTGAGGAGTCAAGAGGGAATGAAGCGGGGATAAAGAGTGTCTCGGTGAAGATAGAAGGAGAGTACGCGTTCGGTTATCTCCGAAGCGAGATGGGAACTCATCGATTGGTCCGGCTCTCTCCGTTTAATGCGGACAATCTTCGACAAACGTCGTTCGCGTCGGTGGAAGTATTGCCGGTTCTTTCCGCAAAGGAAGGTATCGAAGTGAAATCCGAGGATCTCGAGGTGGATACGTATCGTTCTTCCGGCGCGGGCGGGCAAAATGTCAACAAGACCGAGACGGCTGTTCGTATCAGACATATTCCAACCGGTATCGTCGTGTCGTGTCAGACGGAGCGTTCGCAGTTGCAGAATCGGGAGAATGCGCTTACCATGCTTCGTGCCAAGCTCGAACAGCTTCGGATCCAGGCGGAAGAAGATGAAAAACGGGCGCTTCGCGGCGAACAAAAGAGTGCGGATTTCGGAAGTCAAATTCGGTCGTATGTGCTCCATCCGTATACTCTGGTGAAAGACCATCGGACGAAGCACGAAACTCCGCAAGTGCACGAAGTTCTCGATGGAAAATTGGATGAGTTCATGGATGCCTTTTTGAAATCTTAA
- a CDS encoding ATP-binding cassette domain-containing protein yields MIRFENVAKVYPGDVSVLQDINLFIEPGEFVSFVGASGAGKSTLLKLLYAEEEPTAGEIFFSDRSIGTIKRRLLPYYRRNFGTVFQDFKLLSQRTVFENVAYALEVDGKSALEIAEEVPQILDIVRLTEKADKYPRQLSGGEQQRVSLARALVHRPSVLIADEPTGNLDPTSASDIIRLLLEINKMGTIVLLATHNKPIVDGLQKRVVTLGNGTIVRDEKQGKYIV; encoded by the coding sequence ATGATTCGTTTTGAAAATGTTGCAAAGGTGTACCCCGGAGATGTCTCTGTATTGCAGGACATCAATCTCTTCATCGAGCCGGGGGAGTTTGTATCGTTTGTGGGGGCGAGCGGGGCGGGGAAGTCGACGCTCTTGAAACTTCTCTATGCCGAGGAAGAGCCAACTGCCGGGGAAATATTTTTTAGCGATCGGTCTATTGGAACGATCAAACGTCGACTCTTGCCATACTACCGGCGCAACTTCGGTACGGTGTTTCAGGATTTCAAGCTGCTCTCTCAGCGGACTGTCTTCGAGAATGTCGCTTATGCACTTGAAGTAGATGGAAAGAGCGCTCTGGAAATCGCCGAAGAAGTGCCGCAAATACTCGATATCGTGCGCCTTACGGAGAAAGCGGATAAATATCCTCGGCAACTCTCAGGCGGCGAACAGCAGCGCGTGTCCTTAGCTCGCGCACTCGTGCATCGCCCGTCTGTGCTGATTGCGGACGAGCCGACAGGCAATCTCGATCCGACATCTGCGTCGGATATTATTCGGCTCTTGCTTGAGATAAACAAAATGGGGACGATAGTATTGCTGGCAACGCATAACAAACCGATTGTTGATGGTCTTCAGAAACGCGTGGTAACGCTCGGAAACGGAACGATTGTGCGCGATGAAAAACAAGGGAAATATATTGTATGA
- a CDS encoding DUF3135 domain-containing protein: protein MNTVPFDFEKWVKLYQEDTEAFERERQNTIDIFLDSVPEERRENLPPH from the coding sequence ATGAATACTGTTCCTTTTGATTTTGAGAAGTGGGTGAAGCTTTACCAAGAAGACACCGAGGCGTTCGAGCGCGAACGTCAAAATACCATCGATATTTTCTTGGATTCGGTTCCCGAGGAAAGAAGAGAAAATCTTCCTCCCCATTGA
- a CDS encoding queuosine salvage family protein → MQQDILPTTKRIAESAKFVSIDRGALEEFCSSFSLDGMGVAEFGDVAELDIPESIGLVRIFNCVNFCFWARRGEEKWATKINGEVIDGAAGIFRAIEEMYKNGVPLLDAHFLQNLNQEKFNELLGGNVEIPLLDERVKSLNEAGEVLLRDFDGSFMKVFESAKWDTVELTNIFIKFFPSFNDRVTFEGKEIDFHKRAQLNADMINCQLTKRGEKELFNLDKLTAFADYKVPQMLRKLEILKYTPELAARVDAFQEIDMGSREEIEIRAVTIWAIERMKEALKSRFPLVTTRQLNDHLWSLGQAKSSHDKPYHRTKTIYY, encoded by the coding sequence ATGCAACAGGATATTCTTCCTACAACAAAAAGGATTGCTGAAAGTGCAAAGTTTGTTTCGATTGACAGGGGCGCTCTTGAAGAATTCTGCAGTTCTTTTTCTCTGGATGGTATGGGCGTAGCTGAGTTTGGAGATGTCGCTGAATTGGATATTCCGGAATCAATTGGTTTGGTCCGTATTTTCAATTGTGTAAATTTTTGTTTTTGGGCGAGGAGGGGAGAGGAAAAATGGGCAACGAAAATAAATGGCGAGGTAATCGATGGTGCGGCTGGGATATTTCGTGCTATTGAGGAAATGTACAAGAACGGCGTGCCGCTTCTGGATGCTCACTTTTTACAAAATCTGAATCAAGAGAAATTCAATGAGTTACTTGGTGGCAACGTGGAAATCCCTCTTCTGGATGAGCGGGTAAAGAGTCTCAATGAGGCCGGAGAAGTTCTGCTCAGAGACTTCGATGGCAGTTTTATGAAGGTTTTTGAATCTGCAAAGTGGGATACTGTCGAGTTGACAAATATTTTCATTAAGTTCTTTCCATCATTTAATGACCGTGTAACGTTTGAGGGAAAGGAAATAGATTTTCATAAGCGAGCCCAATTAAACGCTGACATGATTAACTGTCAGCTAACTAAACGCGGAGAAAAAGAACTTTTTAATTTGGATAAGCTTACTGCGTTTGCGGACTACAAAGTTCCTCAAATGTTACGAAAACTTGAAATTTTAAAATATACTCCGGAACTTGCTGCAAGAGTAGATGCGTTTCAGGAAATCGATATGGGGAGCAGGGAAGAAATAGAAATCCGGGCTGTAACTATATGGGCTATTGAACGGATGAAAGAAGCTTTGAAGTCTCGATTTCCTCTAGTTACAACGAGGCAGTTGAATGATCACTTATGGAGTCTGGGACAAGCAAAATCGTCGCATGATAAGCCTTATCATAGGACAAAAACGATTTATTACTGA
- a CDS encoding metal-dependent hydrolase, with translation MIKDFSFGTILYIVVSILFGRHFDIHLYVLALCFSLLPDIDFIPYILFKKRFSLVTHHLVHYPLFFLVLGVIVFMLTKDVYITTLFLAILTSHFILDTFATTEYPTGISWLSPFSKKSWYILGNKIYPLTEEQRFEQLEKRRALWAKQQERRTLIREILMRMDPPTPPSVAIAIIAVVSLSIFALRQ, from the coding sequence ATGATCAAAGATTTTTCTTTTGGCACAATACTTTATATCGTTGTCTCCATACTCTTTGGACGTCATTTCGATATTCATCTCTATGTGCTTGCTCTCTGTTTTTCCCTTCTGCCAGATATCGACTTCATTCCCTATATCCTCTTCAAGAAACGATTCTCCCTTGTGACGCACCACCTCGTACACTATCCCCTTTTCTTCCTCGTCCTTGGCGTCATCGTTTTCATGTTGACAAAAGATGTCTACATTACGACACTTTTCCTTGCCATTCTCACGAGTCACTTCATACTCGACACCTTCGCCACTACCGAATACCCGACGGGCATTAGTTGGCTTTCCCCCTTCTCAAAGAAAAGCTGGTATATCCTGGGAAACAAGATATACCCTCTTACCGAAGAACAACGGTTCGAGCAGCTCGAGAAAAGAAGAGCTCTGTGGGCTAAGCAACAAGAACGCAGAACTCTCATCAGGGAGATTCTTATGCGTATGGATCCCCCCACACCGCCCAGCGTAGCGATTGCCATAATCGCAGTCGTATCTCTTTCGATCTTTGCACTGAGACAATAG
- a CDS encoding NUDIX domain-containing protein, protein MTTTENERPKVGIGIVVIREGKVLIGERLSNHGAKTLQIPGGHLEFGESFEETARREVEEETGLKDIVVKGVISIGNDIAYDKHYVSIGVLAESESGDPYDAEPNGSRNWQWMEPDDIPENLFLPSQKVIRNWRNGTVYSD, encoded by the coding sequence ATGACTACTACCGAAAATGAGCGGCCGAAGGTGGGAATTGGGATTGTGGTGATCCGAGAGGGGAAAGTGCTTATCGGAGAGCGTCTCAGCAATCATGGAGCGAAGACGCTGCAGATTCCCGGCGGGCATTTGGAATTTGGCGAATCGTTTGAGGAAACTGCTCGACGTGAAGTCGAGGAAGAAACCGGATTGAAGGACATCGTTGTCAAGGGTGTTATCTCGATTGGGAATGATATCGCTTATGATAAGCACTATGTTTCGATAGGCGTGCTCGCCGAGTCAGAGAGCGGTGATCCCTATGATGCGGAGCCGAACGGAAGCAGGAACTGGCAGTGGATGGAACCGGACGATATACCGGAGAATCTTTTCCTGCCAAGTCAGAAAGTAATTCGCAACTGGAGGAACGGTACGGTATATTCGGATTGA
- a CDS encoding NUDIX domain-containing protein: MKKEQKFVPRPGQVDFTNMRWAPVINCVVRYKRKILIVQRSKGMRLYPEHWNGISGFLDDGRGLREKALEEIQEETGLPKSSIRSMFLGAVFDQDAPEHKKTWIVHPILVEVDTDTLTLDWEAQNYKWTTCDDALKHKLLPGFEKVLRILLKKRHISLEEIE, translated from the coding sequence ATGAAAAAGGAACAAAAATTCGTACCAAGGCCGGGGCAGGTTGACTTTACGAATATGCGATGGGCGCCGGTGATCAACTGTGTTGTCCGATACAAGAGGAAGATCCTCATTGTGCAGCGGAGCAAGGGGATGCGTTTGTATCCTGAGCACTGGAATGGCATATCGGGATTTCTGGACGACGGGCGAGGTTTGAGAGAAAAAGCTCTCGAAGAAATCCAAGAAGAGACGGGACTTCCGAAATCATCGATTCGTTCGATGTTTCTTGGCGCGGTGTTTGATCAGGATGCTCCGGAGCACAAAAAGACATGGATTGTTCACCCGATTCTTGTTGAGGTGGATACCGACACATTGACTCTTGATTGGGAAGCGCAGAACTACAAGTGGACGACATGTGACGATGCTTTGAAACATAAGTTGCTTCCGGGGTTTGAGAAAGTTCTGCGAATTCTCTTGAAGAAAAGACATATTTCTCTGGAGGAGATCGAATGA
- a CDS encoding glutamine amidotransferase: protein MKTKFLILQFRPEDDASDGEYEAMLRFGKILPEEAERVRMERGEVPILPAHEYVGILAGGGPFNISDSEEKKGGSGRMVERNLFPIIRDIVETDTPFLGACYGLGALVKMLGGTVSKNGFAEAAGATDITITEAGKTDPLLLGLVSPFRAFTGHKEACESVPEGATLLATSPTCPVQMIRVKRSVYATQFHPELDPKGICVRVDAYRHHGYFAPEEAESLKERCLTEQVVVPMEILRRFVERARQLS, encoded by the coding sequence ATGAAAACGAAATTCTTGATATTGCAGTTTCGTCCGGAGGACGATGCATCTGACGGAGAGTATGAGGCGATGCTTCGGTTTGGAAAGATTCTCCCGGAGGAGGCGGAACGGGTGCGAATGGAGCGGGGAGAAGTTCCGATATTGCCGGCACATGAATATGTCGGCATTCTTGCAGGTGGCGGACCGTTTAATATCAGTGATTCGGAAGAGAAGAAAGGAGGGTCGGGAAGAATGGTTGAGCGGAATCTCTTTCCGATTATTCGGGATATTGTTGAGACTGACACGCCGTTCTTGGGAGCGTGCTATGGACTTGGCGCGTTGGTGAAGATGCTCGGTGGTACGGTTTCGAAGAATGGCTTTGCCGAGGCAGCGGGGGCGACGGATATCACCATTACGGAAGCAGGGAAAACCGATCCGCTCTTGTTGGGACTTGTATCGCCGTTTCGTGCGTTCACAGGACACAAAGAGGCATGTGAGTCGGTGCCGGAAGGCGCGACGCTCTTGGCGACATCGCCGACATGTCCGGTGCAGATGATTCGCGTGAAGCGCTCTGTATACGCGACGCAGTTTCATCCGGAGCTTGATCCGAAAGGTATTTGCGTGCGTGTGGATGCGTACCGGCACCACGGTTACTTCGCACCCGAAGAGGCGGAGTCTCTCAAAGAGCGATGCCTCACCGAACAAGTAGTAGTTCCAATGGAAATTCTTCGCCGTTTTGTCGAGCGGGCACGACAACTCTCGTAG
- a CDS encoding (2Fe-2S) ferredoxin domain-containing protein: MELSASHKKPFVKVCVHRDCCEKGSDRLYAKLSHEVSSDEADIQKTEDCFRFCKKGPNIAVDGNVLHHMNERNVVSRVRSEIRRPSFKKDGIGTRPIDELDDVLDNIGV; the protein is encoded by the coding sequence ATGGAGCTGTCGGCATCTCATAAAAAACCTTTTGTAAAGGTATGCGTGCATCGGGATTGTTGCGAGAAGGGATCGGATCGTCTCTATGCGAAGCTCTCGCATGAAGTCTCGTCTGATGAGGCGGATATTCAGAAAACCGAGGACTGCTTTCGATTTTGCAAAAAAGGGCCGAATATCGCCGTTGATGGCAATGTCTTGCACCATATGAATGAGCGAAATGTGGTATCGCGCGTTCGATCTGAGATTCGGCGTCCTTCTTTCAAAAAGGACGGCATTGGCACGCGCCCCATAGATGAACTCGACGATGTGCTTGACAATATCGGTGTATAG
- a CDS encoding DsbA family protein: MDFLNKKESNEKDDDLELSFLGDTSEDAGDMPEETDKNRELTKKVKNLTALLVIVGGLFVGSLYVDFSQLFTKSGFSSRALKTTDVVTAAGKTWVAYDQPIVHVTVLSEESCKECQTDEAVVWLRRILPTVSVEILDVSKDSKAKDMAKAANVTAIPAFIFSKEVAEVPVYEQAQQLFTPLNDKDGRYMLDTAQVGIPVGKYLELPEVNDADIQSGSKDAPVRVVEFTDFQCPYCKAFHATLQDTLKEYGDKVLYVYKNYPLPIHAQAENAALAGECANEQGKFVEYADNLFNKQDEWGKTTGVQKFKDYARTLKLDTTQFNTCLDDKKYQDQVTASLDEGKKFGISGTPGTFVNGTFLNGAVPQSDLKAAIDAEIASASK, translated from the coding sequence ATGGATTTTCTGAATAAAAAAGAATCGAATGAGAAGGATGATGATCTCGAGTTGTCGTTTCTTGGTGATACCTCAGAGGATGCCGGCGATATGCCGGAGGAAACAGATAAAAATCGCGAACTTACCAAGAAGGTAAAGAATCTTACGGCGCTTTTGGTAATTGTCGGCGGGCTCTTTGTCGGGAGTCTCTATGTGGATTTCTCGCAATTGTTCACGAAATCCGGATTTTCTTCGCGGGCACTGAAAACAACCGATGTGGTCACGGCAGCGGGAAAAACCTGGGTTGCCTATGATCAGCCGATTGTGCATGTAACGGTGCTTTCGGAAGAATCGTGCAAAGAGTGCCAGACCGATGAGGCGGTTGTCTGGCTTCGCCGGATTTTGCCAACCGTATCGGTTGAAATACTCGATGTTTCAAAGGATTCGAAGGCGAAGGACATGGCAAAAGCCGCCAATGTGACGGCGATACCCGCTTTTATTTTCTCCAAAGAAGTGGCGGAAGTCCCGGTATACGAGCAGGCGCAACAGCTTTTCACGCCACTCAACGACAAGGACGGCCGATATATGCTCGATACGGCACAGGTTGGTATTCCGGTGGGGAAGTATCTCGAATTGCCTGAGGTGAACGATGCGGACATTCAGTCGGGCTCGAAGGATGCGCCGGTTCGTGTGGTGGAGTTTACCGATTTCCAGTGCCCCTACTGCAAAGCGTTCCACGCAACACTCCAAGATACGCTCAAAGAGTATGGAGACAAAGTACTCTATGTCTACAAGAACTACCCGCTTCCGATTCACGCGCAAGCGGAGAATGCCGCGCTTGCTGGCGAGTGTGCCAATGAGCAGGGAAAGTTCGTGGAGTATGCGGACAATCTTTTTAACAAACAAGACGAGTGGGGCAAGACAACCGGCGTGCAAAAATTCAAAGACTATGCGCGGACACTCAAACTTGATACGACTCAGTTCAACACTTGCTTGGATGACAAGAAGTATCAGGACCAAGTGACTGCCAGTCTTGATGAGGGGAAGAAATTTGGCATCAGCGGCACGCCGGGAACCTTTGTGAATGGCACCTTCTTGAATGGCGCCGTTCCTCAAAGCGATCTCAAAGCCGCTATCGACGCGGAGATTGCCAGTGCTTCGAAGTAG
- a CDS encoding dihydrofolate reductase family protein produces the protein MNRPYTTLFLLVSVDGKISTGDVDAMDVDKDYPEIEGLKEGLKQYYDLEMETDLFSFNTGRVFAKVGVNEKTDEPEKLPVSFVVLDNEPHLIDKGVVYLAKKTKNLIIATTNEDHPAFALKDSFENIHVLKYENKIDFRDLFEKIREQFGAERMTIQSGGTLNATLVREGLIDRVLLVVAPALVGGKDTATLMDGESLHNTSDLGKIVTLELAQAKPLQNSYLLLEYKVRPRESEPAQ, from the coding sequence ATGAATAGACCATATACAACCCTTTTTTTACTTGTTTCCGTAGACGGTAAGATTTCCACAGGTGATGTGGATGCTATGGATGTTGATAAGGACTATCCAGAGATTGAAGGTCTCAAAGAAGGTCTGAAACAATACTATGACCTAGAAATGGAGACAGATCTTTTTTCTTTTAATACGGGTCGGGTATTTGCAAAAGTTGGAGTAAATGAAAAAACGGATGAACCTGAAAAGTTACCAGTCAGTTTTGTTGTTCTAGATAACGAACCACACCTGATCGATAAAGGAGTTGTCTATCTTGCAAAGAAGACAAAAAACCTTATCATTGCTACTACTAATGAGGACCATCCTGCTTTTGCATTGAAAGATAGTTTTGAAAATATCCACGTTCTAAAATATGAGAACAAAATAGATTTTCGCGACTTATTTGAAAAAATCAGAGAACAATTTGGTGCTGAGAGAATGACAATTCAATCAGGCGGTACGCTCAATGCTACCTTAGTAAGGGAGGGGCTTATTGACCGAGTGTTATTGGTGGTTGCACCTGCTTTGGTTGGCGGGAAAGACACGGCGACCTTGATGGACGGAGAATCTCTTCATAACACAAGCGATCTCGGGAAGATTGTTACATTGGAGTTGGCACAAGCAAAACCATTACAAAACTCATACTTGCTTCTAGAATATAAGGTGAGACCTAGAGAGTCCGAGCCTGCTCAATAG
- a CDS encoding IS1595 family transposase, with amino-acid sequence MYNYAKISTYKIGKIISHFCVDVTASKTAVLLDMNRNAINHWYGIFRRAIYVHQTKECKKIFGEAELDESYFGARRKRGYHGKLKRGRGTFKQPVFGILKRNGRVYTEIIPNCKKATLLPIIRGKVDPSTVIYSDGWRGYDGLVDVGYDKHFRMNHGENEFAKRGTGIHINGIENFWSFTKRRLSKFNGVKTHFELHLKDCEWRYGKEVAVLETELKRIVRRYLNC; translated from the coding sequence ATGTATAACTACGCCAAAATATCAACATACAAAATCGGAAAAATAATTTCACACTTTTGCGTTGATGTTACTGCTTCCAAAACCGCTGTCCTGTTGGACATGAATCGCAATGCGATCAACCATTGGTATGGTATCTTTCGCAGAGCGATCTATGTTCATCAGACGAAAGAATGCAAGAAAATATTCGGTGAAGCAGAGCTAGATGAGAGTTACTTTGGAGCTCGAAGAAAGCGCGGATACCATGGAAAACTCAAGCGAGGACGAGGAACATTCAAGCAACCGGTGTTTGGTATTCTGAAACGTAACGGACGGGTATACACTGAGATCATACCAAACTGTAAGAAAGCAACACTTTTGCCCATCATCAGGGGAAAAGTCGATCCATCGACGGTTATCTATTCCGATGGTTGGAGAGGATATGACGGACTGGTTGATGTAGGGTATGACAAACACTTCAGAATGAATCACGGTGAGAATGAGTTTGCCAAGAGAGGCACTGGAATTCACATCAACGGGATTGAAAACTTCTGGAGCTTTACCAAACGAAGACTCTCAAAGTTCAATGGGGTCAAAACTCATTTTGAACTCCATCTCAAGGACTGCGAATGGCGGTATGGGAAGGAAGTCGCGGTACTTGAGACAGAGTTGAAAAGAATAGTTCGACGGTATTTGAATTGTTAA
- a CDS encoding NUDIX domain-containing protein has product METTYIDKLAFIEILNRRVLETRSYGKDAWYIPGGKRENNESDQEALMREMKEELQIDIIPETLKHYGTFEAQAHGKPEGTLVRMTCYQGKYSGKLAPSAEVEQMDWFDSSRRNEISPVDQLIFDDLKSKDLID; this is encoded by the coding sequence ATGGAAACAACATACATCGACAAACTGGCCTTTATTGAAATTCTTAACCGGAGAGTCTTGGAGACGCGTAGTTATGGAAAAGACGCTTGGTACATTCCGGGAGGAAAACGCGAGAATAATGAAAGCGATCAAGAAGCTCTGATGCGAGAAATGAAAGAGGAGCTGCAGATCGACATCATTCCCGAAACTCTCAAGCACTACGGAACCTTTGAGGCACAAGCTCACGGAAAACCGGAAGGAACTCTCGTAAGAATGACTTGCTACCAAGGAAAATACTCAGGGAAGCTTGCGCCCAGTGCTGAAGTGGAACAAATGGATTGGTTTGACTCCTCGAGACGAAATGAGATATCGCCCGTGGATCAACTCATCTTCGATGATCTGAAATCAAAAGATCTCATTGATTGA
- a CDS encoding glycoside hydrolase family 28 protein: protein MIQQRRTAILLLLFALCIVGVILGGWKLFGDRIRTIFSSSQDFTREASPEETLPTEPEIPREFPDISQSIPLATSIATLQTLSGGSLSIEETGFPDRVCSIADYGAKGDGITSDTEAFRKAIEDCASTGGGTVQVPKGTWFTGAIHLKSNINLHLEKGSTILFSTNFEEYLPVVFSRFEGIEYYNYSAPIYTANAFNVAITGEGTLDGQGAVWWEAMRDWNKSIKNLYRMGDDDVPVSERVFGTVADALRPAFIEFMNCHRVLVEGVTIQNGPMWTIHPLYSTHIIVRGVHIETSAGPSTDGVALDSSINVLIEDNVFSTGDDAIVLKSGRNSDGLRVREPTENVLIRNNSILEAHAAVAIGSEMSGDVRNIFIENLSANMVQYGFRIKSSKGRGGIVENIHANIVNIDYASIAAVQLTTAYENSFIKGRGAIPLFRNIAIEDMSVGKTDRSIEINGLVEQPIIDVVFKNVKISSKWGAQIEKAEYITFDRVTAVPTKGTVFDIKDGANLSFINTKCPLVRKDCLTISGADSHNIDMQASGFAKDSVTFSEDANKDALLSETERSDS, encoded by the coding sequence ATGATTCAGCAGCGTCGAACAGCCATTCTTCTCCTCCTTTTTGCTCTCTGCATTGTCGGAGTTATCCTTGGAGGTTGGAAACTGTTCGGAGACCGGATACGAACAATATTCTCATCATCACAGGATTTTACGAGAGAAGCTTCTCCCGAAGAAACACTGCCGACCGAACCGGAAATCCCTCGGGAATTCCCGGATATATCGCAATCCATTCCGCTGGCAACATCGATTGCCACACTTCAGACACTTTCCGGTGGCTCGCTCAGTATTGAGGAAACGGGTTTTCCGGACAGAGTTTGTTCCATCGCCGACTACGGTGCGAAGGGTGATGGCATCACCTCCGATACTGAAGCGTTTCGGAAAGCGATAGAGGACTGCGCCAGTACCGGAGGCGGGACCGTCCAAGTTCCCAAAGGCACCTGGTTCACCGGAGCGATACATCTCAAAAGCAATATCAATCTTCACCTCGAAAAGGGATCGACCATTCTTTTCAGCACGAACTTTGAAGAGTATCTGCCGGTCGTTTTCTCTCGCTTCGAGGGCATTGAATATTACAACTATTCCGCTCCTATCTATACTGCCAATGCTTTCAATGTTGCCATTACGGGTGAAGGCACGCTCGATGGACAAGGCGCCGTTTGGTGGGAAGCGATGCGTGACTGGAACAAGTCTATCAAAAATCTCTACCGAATGGGCGACGACGATGTACCCGTGTCCGAGCGCGTTTTCGGAACCGTCGCAGACGCTCTTCGCCCGGCATTCATCGAATTTATGAATTGCCACCGCGTACTCGTCGAGGGCGTCACCATACAAAACGGTCCCATGTGGACGATTCATCCGCTCTACAGTACACATATCATTGTTCGCGGTGTTCATATTGAGACCAGTGCCGGACCAAGCACCGATGGCGTAGCACTCGACTCTTCAATAAATGTCCTTATTGAGGATAACGTTTTCAGTACCGGCGATGATGCCATTGTCCTCAAGTCAGGAAGAAATAGTGACGGTCTCCGTGTTCGAGAACCAACGGAAAATGTCTTAATCAGAAATAATTCCATACTCGAAGCGCATGCCGCTGTCGCCATCGGGAGCGAGATGTCCGGCGATGTGCGCAATATTTTCATTGAAAACCTTTCCGCAAATATGGTTCAGTATGGGTTCCGCATCAAGTCCTCAAAGGGCCGCGGCGGAATCGTAGAAAATATCCACGCCAATATAGTGAATATCGACTACGCCTCCATAGCTGCGGTACAACTCACAACCGCCTATGAAAACTCCTTTATCAAAGGCCGCGGCGCTATCCCCCTCTTTCGCAACATCGCCATCGAAGATATGTCTGTCGGGAAAACCGATCGCTCAATAGAAATCAACGGGCTCGTGGAACAGCCGATTATTGACGTTGTTTTCAAGAACGTCAAAATTTCCTCGAAATGGGGCGCTCAAATAGAAAAGGCGGAATATATCACTTTTGACAGAGTTACTGCCGTCCCCACCAAGGGCACGGTCTTCGATATCAAGGATGGCGCCAATCTCTCGTTCATAAACACCAAGTGCCCTCTCGTCCGCAAAGACTGTCTCACGATCTCCGGAGCCGATTCACACAACATAGACATGCAAGCAAGCGGCTTCGCCAAAGATTCCGTCACTTTCTCTGAAGATGCAAACAAAGACGCTCTCCTCTCGGAAACTGAGAGGAGTGATTCTTAA